One stretch of Flavobacterium sp. 9 DNA includes these proteins:
- a CDS encoding carboxypeptidase-like regulatory domain-containing protein translates to MKYFAVFFFTLLSAVGFAQDTESTVPQRVSGYIINDNSKQPLANVNIINTNKVRGAMSDAKGYFEIDVQPNDTIHFSILGFQSLRIRVTNDWIKNKVTRIQLTEKAIALEEVVIAPFNLTGYLEVDSKLIPTKENYRYSISGLTQGYEAGEYSPNAFGKVLGSIFNPADVLYGFFGKNGKELRKLKDMKKDDTIRNLLESKYDRETISVLLGISKDEIPEILQRCNYSDSFIQSANDLQIMDAISGCYEQYKVLKRN, encoded by the coding sequence ATGAAATATTTCGCAGTTTTCTTTTTCACACTACTATCAGCCGTTGGTTTTGCGCAAGACACAGAATCCACAGTTCCGCAAAGGGTGTCCGGCTACATCATTAACGATAATAGTAAACAACCTCTTGCCAACGTAAATATCATCAACACCAACAAAGTGCGGGGCGCTATGTCTGATGCTAAAGGATATTTTGAAATTGATGTACAGCCAAATGATACTATTCATTTTTCTATACTTGGATTTCAATCTCTAAGAATTAGAGTTACGAATGACTGGATAAAAAATAAAGTAACGCGAATTCAGCTTACTGAAAAAGCAATCGCACTTGAAGAAGTTGTAATTGCTCCTTTTAATCTGACAGGATATCTTGAAGTCGATTCAAAATTGATTCCAACCAAAGAAAACTATCGTTATAGTATTTCAGGCCTTACACAAGGTTATGAAGCGGGTGAATATTCTCCAAATGCATTTGGAAAAGTATTAGGATCCATCTTTAATCCTGCCGATGTACTTTATGGTTTCTTTGGAAAAAACGGAAAAGAACTCAGGAAATTAAAGGACATGAAGAAAGATGATACTATTCGAAATTTATTAGAATCAAAGTATGATCGCGAAACCATTTCTGTACTTTTAGGTATTAGCAAAGATGAAATTCCTGAAATTTTACAGCGTTGTAATTATTCTGATTCTTTTATCCAATCAGCAAATGATTTACAAATCATGGACGCAATTAGTGGTTGTTATGAACAATATAAAGTCTTAAAAAGGAATTAA
- a CDS encoding DEAD/DEAH box helicase, producing MNKFEQLGLNESLLKAILDLGFENPSEVQEKAIPLLLEKDTDMVALAQTGTGKTAAFGFPLIQKIDADNRNTQALVLSPTRELCLQITNELKNYSKYEKGINVVAVYGGASITEQAREIKRGAQIIVATPGRMQDMINRGLVNIKNIDYCILDEADEMLNMGFYEDIVSILSDTPDQKSTWLFSATMPQEVARIAKQFMSEPVEITVGAKNSGSATVSHEFYLVNARDRYEALKRLADANPDIFSVVFCRTKRDTQAVAEKLIEDGYSAAALHGDLSQAQRDGVMKSFRGRQIQMLVATDVAARGIDVDNITHVVNYQLPDEIETYNHRSGRTGRAGKLGTSIVIVTKSELRKISSIERIIKQKFEEKSIPSGIEICEIQLLHLANKIKDTEVDHEIDNYLPAINNVLEGLSKEELIKKMVSVEFNRFIAYYKKNRDISNQSSERRERTDSEPREFNNNGAVRYFVNIGSRDNFDWMTLKDYLKETLDLGRDDVFKVDVKEGFSFFNTDPEHTDKVMEVLNNVQLEGRRINVEISKNDGGGRRDHNGRSGGGRSSGGPRREGGGSFGPRREGSGGGGFRSDRNSAPREGGFRSDRNSSAPKREGGFRSSAPRSEGSSDRAPRRSESFGDSPRPRRPRRD from the coding sequence ATGAATAAATTTGAACAATTAGGATTGAATGAATCGTTACTGAAGGCGATTTTAGATCTAGGATTTGAAAATCCGTCAGAGGTACAGGAAAAGGCGATTCCCCTATTATTGGAAAAAGACACAGATATGGTTGCGTTGGCTCAGACAGGGACAGGGAAAACGGCAGCTTTCGGTTTTCCGCTAATTCAAAAAATTGATGCTGACAATAGAAACACACAAGCATTAGTTTTATCGCCAACACGAGAACTTTGTTTACAGATTACCAACGAACTTAAAAACTACTCAAAATACGAAAAAGGTATTAATGTGGTAGCAGTTTACGGCGGGGCTAGTATTACAGAGCAAGCCAGAGAAATTAAAAGAGGTGCACAAATTATTGTGGCAACTCCGGGGAGAATGCAAGACATGATCAACAGAGGTTTAGTTAACATTAAAAATATAGATTACTGTATTCTTGATGAAGCTGATGAGATGTTGAACATGGGATTCTATGAAGACATCGTATCTATTTTATCAGATACTCCAGATCAAAAAAGTACATGGTTGTTCTCTGCAACTATGCCACAAGAGGTTGCAAGAATTGCAAAACAATTCATGAGCGAACCAGTTGAAATTACTGTTGGAGCTAAGAACTCAGGTTCTGCAACAGTTTCTCACGAATTTTACTTAGTAAATGCACGTGATCGTTACGAAGCTTTGAAGCGTTTAGCCGATGCTAATCCAGATATCTTTTCTGTGGTTTTCTGTCGTACTAAAAGAGATACACAAGCTGTAGCTGAAAAATTAATTGAAGATGGATACAGCGCTGCTGCATTGCACGGAGATTTATCTCAGGCGCAACGTGATGGTGTAATGAAATCTTTCCGTGGAAGACAAATTCAGATGCTTGTTGCTACTGACGTTGCTGCACGTGGTATTGACGTTGATAATATTACTCACGTAGTAAATTACCAACTTCCTGACGAAATTGAAACTTACAATCACCGTTCTGGACGTACTGGTAGAGCTGGAAAATTAGGAACTTCTATTGTAATTGTTACAAAAAGTGAGTTGCGTAAAATTTCTTCTATCGAAAGAATCATCAAACAAAAATTTGAAGAAAAATCTATTCCTTCTGGAATCGAAATCTGCGAAATTCAATTGTTGCACTTAGCAAACAAAATTAAAGATACTGAAGTTGATCACGAAATTGACAACTATTTACCAGCAATCAACAATGTTCTTGAAGGTTTATCTAAAGAAGAATTGATCAAGAAAATGGTTTCAGTAGAATTTAACCGTTTTATTGCTTACTACAAAAAGAACAGAGATATCTCTAATCAATCTTCTGAAAGACGTGAAAGAACTGATTCTGAGCCAAGAGAATTCAATAATAATGGAGCAGTTCGTTATTTTGTAAACATCGGTTCAAGAGACAACTTCGATTGGATGACACTTAAAGATTACTTGAAAGAAACATTAGACTTAGGTCGTGATGACGTTTTCAAAGTAGATGTAAAAGAAGGTTTCTCTTTCTTTAACACTGATCCTGAGCATACTGATAAAGTAATGGAAGTATTAAACAACGTACAATTAGAAGGACGTCGTATTAATGTTGAAATTTCTAAAAATGATGGTGGCGGAAGACGTGACCATAATGGTCGTAGCGGTGGTGGACGTTCTTCTGGAGGTCCAAGACGTGAAGGCGGAGGAAGTTTCGGTCCAAGACGTGAAGGTTCTGGTGGTGGCGGATTCAGAAGCGACAGAAACTCTGCTCCTAGAGAAGGTGGTTTCAGAAGCGACAGAAATTCATCTGCTCCAAAAAGAGAAGGTGGTTTTAGAAGTTCAGCTCCAAGAAGCGAAGGAAGTTCAGACAGAGCTCCAAGACGTTCTGAAAGCTTTGGTGATTCACCAAGACCAAGAAGACCAAGAAGAGATTAA
- a CDS encoding non-canonical purine NTP diphosphatase — translation MKLVFASNNQNKIKEIQSILNGSIQLLSLEDIGCFEEIEETADTIEGNAILKANYVTEKYGYDCFADDSGLEVTALNGEPGVYSARYAGKQRNADDNMNKLLDALKDKSDRSAQFKTVITLNIKGEQHLFTGIVKGNITLEKTGNQGFGYDPIFQPENYTETFAELPLEIKNKIGHRGKATQQLIDFLNSTK, via the coding sequence ATGAAACTCGTTTTTGCATCAAACAATCAAAATAAAATTAAAGAAATTCAAAGTATTCTAAACGGATCTATACAGTTATTAAGTCTTGAAGATATTGGCTGTTTTGAAGAAATAGAAGAAACTGCTGATACTATTGAAGGAAATGCGATTTTGAAAGCCAATTATGTAACTGAAAAATATGGTTACGATTGTTTTGCTGATGATTCAGGTTTGGAAGTTACAGCTTTGAATGGAGAACCAGGCGTATATTCGGCCAGATATGCCGGCAAACAACGCAATGCCGATGATAATATGAACAAACTTTTGGATGCTTTGAAAGACAAATCAGATCGCAGCGCACAGTTCAAGACCGTTATTACATTAAATATAAAAGGAGAACAACATTTATTTACCGGAATTGTTAAAGGAAATATTACTTTGGAAAAAACAGGAAATCAAGGTTTTGGGTATGATCCAATTTTTCAACCGGAAAATTACACTGAAACTTTTGCCGAATTGCCTTTAGAAATCAAAAATAAAATTGGTCATCGTGGAAAAGCAACTCAGCAACTGATTGATTTTCTGAACTCAACAAAATAA
- a CDS encoding ABC transporter ATP-binding protein, whose product MEISALYKKITPFVRPYRKMVIATLLLTFLGSFAAQVNALILKYTVDTISNLMVAHEPLSKGFHLLGIISIVLLSKELIYSVVQFGQKFYGEKLRIFITRDISQTIVEKILSYRMEFYTSGENESGKLQTRIDLGISSLTKLVQNFFIDIMPLFANAFVALILMFYANFYVGLVSLFIIPIYFYVSQLQASKLSGFRRRMRNYRETKNNGIISLIESITVIKSFVREPMEADRHQKIQFEMTENQLATRKTSFIFESIKGFIEQIGVVIIIILTAYFVLNNKMTIGAIMFHIMLFNNVSSPIRQLHRIYDEVNDALIYSEGFFDILESENEKETSGTYIPEKIIGLIEVKNVDFAYPNGTKALSDINFTIKPNETTALVGLSGAGKSTVINLLDKFYLPSSGKIYLDGVDLNDYDTDFLRKNIGLVLQKNHIFKGTVAENILYGNPEATETEIIDAAKQAYIHEQVMQLPKGYDSDAHLLSGGQQQRIAIARLFLKNPPIIFLDEPTASLDAIATEQIKKSLDAIKKDRTVIIISHSISQIIDASHIIVLEKGKCIEQGAHDELYDNKSVYYDIFTAMANSLNIDKITQTLD is encoded by the coding sequence ATGGAGATATCCGCACTATATAAAAAAATTACGCCTTTCGTCAGACCCTATCGAAAAATGGTAATTGCAACGCTGCTGCTAACTTTTTTGGGCTCATTTGCAGCACAGGTAAATGCATTGATATTAAAATATACCGTTGATACGATTAGTAATTTAATGGTGGCGCATGAACCATTATCTAAAGGATTTCATTTATTAGGTATAATAAGTATTGTTTTGCTTTCTAAAGAATTGATTTATTCAGTAGTACAATTTGGACAGAAATTCTATGGAGAAAAACTACGAATCTTTATAACCCGAGATATTTCGCAAACCATTGTAGAGAAAATTCTAAGCTATAGAATGGAATTTTATACGTCAGGCGAAAATGAAAGCGGAAAACTTCAAACCCGAATTGATTTAGGAATCAGTAGTTTGACAAAATTGGTTCAGAATTTCTTCATTGATATTATGCCATTGTTTGCCAATGCGTTTGTGGCTTTGATCTTGATGTTTTATGCCAATTTTTATGTCGGTTTGGTGAGTTTATTTATTATCCCAATTTATTTTTATGTTAGCCAATTACAAGCCAGTAAATTAAGTGGCTTTAGAAGAAGAATGCGTAATTATCGCGAAACAAAGAATAACGGAATCATTAGTTTAATTGAATCCATAACGGTAATTAAATCCTTTGTGCGAGAACCAATGGAAGCAGATCGCCATCAGAAAATTCAATTTGAGATGACCGAAAATCAATTGGCGACAAGAAAAACCAGTTTTATTTTTGAAAGCATTAAAGGTTTTATTGAACAAATAGGCGTTGTAATTATCATCATACTTACTGCTTATTTTGTTTTGAATAATAAAATGACAATTGGCGCGATCATGTTTCATATTATGCTGTTTAATAATGTTTCGTCACCAATCAGGCAATTGCATCGTATTTATGATGAAGTAAATGACGCCTTGATTTATTCAGAAGGTTTCTTCGATATTTTAGAATCAGAAAATGAAAAAGAAACCAGCGGAACTTATATTCCTGAAAAAATTATTGGATTGATCGAAGTCAAAAATGTTGATTTTGCTTATCCAAATGGAACCAAAGCACTTTCGGATATTAATTTCACTATAAAACCCAATGAAACAACCGCTTTGGTTGGTTTAAGCGGCGCCGGAAAAAGTACCGTTATTAATTTATTGGATAAGTTTTATTTGCCGTCTTCAGGGAAAATTTATTTAGATGGAGTTGACTTAAACGATTATGATACTGATTTTCTGCGAAAAAATATTGGATTAGTTTTGCAGAAAAATCACATTTTTAAAGGCACAGTAGCAGAAAATATTCTCTACGGAAATCCTGAAGCCACAGAAACTGAGATTATAGACGCGGCAAAACAAGCTTACATTCATGAACAAGTAATGCAGTTGCCAAAAGGTTATGATTCTGATGCGCATTTGCTTTCCGGCGGACAACAACAACGAATCGCGATTGCAAGATTGTTTCTAAAGAATCCGCCAATTATTTTTTTAGATGAGCCTACAGCAAGTTTAGATGCAATTGCAACAGAGCAAATTAAGAAATCATTAGACGCAATAAAAAAAGACAGAACGGTAATTATTATTTCGCATAGTATTTCTCAAATTATCGATGCTTCACATATTATAGTTCTAGAAAAAGGAAAATGTATCGAACAAGGTGCGCATGATGAACTTTACGATAACAAATCTGTGTATTATGACATCTTTACTGCAATGGCAAATAGTTTGAATATTGATAAAATAACGCAGACACTTGATTAA
- a CDS encoding DUF2809 domain-containing protein: MKKSRIYYSILFLMTIFLGIMSRKIPQVPLIIGDFLYAVMIYFLIRILFPEKKILYIIITPLLICYSIEFLQLYQGNWMIGLRKTLFGRYVLGQGFLWSDILAYTFGIVVVSSIERIVLKYKAL, encoded by the coding sequence TTGAAAAAATCCAGAATCTATTATTCCATTTTATTTCTAATGACGATTTTTCTTGGAATCATGTCAAGAAAAATTCCTCAAGTACCTTTAATTATTGGCGATTTTCTATATGCTGTTATGATTTACTTCTTAATAAGAATCCTATTTCCGGAGAAGAAAATCTTATACATTATAATTACTCCTTTATTAATATGTTACAGCATCGAGTTTCTACAACTCTATCAAGGAAACTGGATGATAGGACTTAGAAAAACCCTTTTTGGAAGATATGTTCTTGGACAAGGCTTTCTGTGGAGTGATATTCTGGCTTATACGTTTGGAATTGTTGTTGTTTCTAGTATTGAAAGAATTGTTTTAAAATACAAAGCTTTATAA
- a CDS encoding glycoside hydrolase family 88 protein: MNTRFTALILTLFLLGNISYSQKDNSFNIKKQFEYCATQASETLKVIPNDGTSPRSIPTGSKEWKFVDYKDWTSGFWPGELWYLYEATGDKKWEKEADKFSEFLKPLSVSKANDHDLGFQIFNSFGNGYRLTKNPAYKDVILKTADTLATLFNPKVGTILSWPHNKYGGHNTIIDNMMNLELLFWASKNGGNKELYDIAVKHAETTMNNHFRPDNSAYHVLIYDYETGKKIKGITAQGYSDDSMWARGQAWAIYGFTMVYRETKDPKFLDFAHKLARVYLDRLKTDDLIPYWDFNAPGIPNEPRDASAAAIVSSALIELSSYTKDKTLKSEYLTKSKKMIISLSDHYQSHDVNSAFLLHSTGHKPAGSEIDCSINYADYYYLEALLRLQKLK, encoded by the coding sequence ATGAATACAAGATTTACAGCGCTGATTTTGACTTTATTTCTTTTGGGAAATATAAGTTATTCTCAAAAAGATAATTCCTTTAATATTAAAAAGCAGTTTGAATATTGCGCAACTCAGGCTTCTGAGACTTTAAAAGTGATTCCGAATGATGGAACTTCTCCCAGAAGTATTCCAACAGGAAGCAAAGAATGGAAATTTGTTGATTATAAAGATTGGACGAGTGGTTTTTGGCCGGGAGAATTGTGGTATTTATATGAAGCAACTGGAGATAAAAAATGGGAAAAAGAAGCCGATAAATTCAGTGAGTTTTTAAAACCATTGTCTGTAAGCAAAGCAAATGATCATGATTTGGGTTTTCAGATTTTTAATAGTTTTGGAAATGGATATCGTTTGACTAAAAATCCCGCTTATAAAGATGTTATCCTAAAAACTGCCGATACTTTGGCAACACTTTTTAATCCAAAAGTTGGAACTATTTTATCATGGCCGCATAATAAATATGGTGGACATAATACGATTATAGACAATATGATGAATTTAGAATTGCTTTTTTGGGCTTCTAAAAACGGAGGAAATAAAGAGTTGTATGATATTGCTGTCAAACACGCCGAAACTACCATGAATAACCATTTTAGACCTGATAATTCGGCGTATCATGTATTGATTTATGACTATGAAACCGGTAAGAAAATAAAAGGAATTACAGCCCAGGGTTACAGCGACGATAGTATGTGGGCGAGAGGTCAGGCGTGGGCGATTTATGGCTTTACGATGGTTTACAGAGAGACAAAAGATCCTAAATTTTTAGATTTTGCTCATAAATTAGCACGCGTATATCTGGATAGATTGAAAACGGATGATTTAATTCCGTATTGGGATTTTAATGCACCGGGAATTCCAAATGAGCCAAGAGATGCTTCGGCGGCGGCTATTGTATCTTCGGCACTTATTGAATTGAGTTCTTATACAAAAGATAAAACTTTGAAAAGTGAATATTTAACGAAGTCTAAAAAAATGATTATTTCACTTTCAGATCATTATCAAAGTCATGATGTAAACTCAGCTTTTTTGCTTCATTCGACAGGACATAAACCAGCCGGAAGTGAAATTGATTGTTCTATAAATTATGCAGATTATTATTATCTTGAAGCACTTTTAAGACTTCAGAAACTAAAATAA
- a CDS encoding FMN-binding glutamate synthase family protein: MRKKFFIYGFLLFLIVAATYYYTDRGFLLVIIIPILLVIGVYNALQKKHAILRNFPVLGYFRYLFEMIAPEIQQYFIERSTDGKPFSRNQRSLVYQRAKNIDSSTPFGTQQNLNHDSYEGIKHSIFPAKVNEELPRVLVGGKDCKQPYLASLFNVSAMSFGSLSENAVRAINIGAKKGNFYQNTGEGGLTEFHLAGGGDITWQIGTGYFGCRDAQGNFSPENFSEKANLPNVKMIEIKLSQGAKPGHGGVLPAAKNTEQIAKIRGVEPHTMILSPPGHHAFSDIKGLIRFIAQLRELSNGKPIGFKLCIGNTVEFEAICHEMIAEDIFPDFITIDGAEGGTGAAPLEFADGVGMPFEPALIFVNKTLIRLNIRDKIRIIGSGKIISGYSILHAIALGADMCNSARGFMFSLGCIQALRCHNNECPTGVATQNKMLMKGLVVTDKSDRVYHFHKNTLHSANELLAAAGKKSFSDVDPSIFMRGDEFAHLSDLYFPDILTNVTKH; encoded by the coding sequence ATGAGAAAAAAATTCTTTATCTACGGATTCTTATTGTTTCTAATTGTTGCAGCAACGTATTATTATACTGATCGCGGTTTTTTACTGGTTATTATCATACCAATACTTTTGGTTATTGGTGTTTATAATGCACTTCAGAAAAAGCATGCCATTTTAAGAAATTTTCCTGTTTTAGGATATTTCAGATATTTGTTTGAAATGATTGCACCAGAAATTCAGCAATATTTTATCGAAAGATCTACTGACGGAAAACCTTTCTCCAGAAATCAACGTTCTTTAGTATATCAAAGAGCCAAAAATATAGATTCAAGTACGCCATTTGGAACACAGCAAAATCTAAATCATGACAGTTATGAAGGTATAAAACATTCTATTTTTCCGGCAAAAGTAAACGAAGAATTACCTCGTGTATTAGTTGGAGGAAAAGATTGTAAACAACCATATTTGGCTTCTTTATTTAATGTATCAGCGATGAGTTTTGGTTCGCTTAGCGAAAATGCAGTTCGTGCCATTAATATTGGTGCTAAAAAAGGAAACTTCTATCAAAATACAGGAGAAGGTGGTTTAACCGAATTTCATCTTGCCGGCGGTGGCGATATTACCTGGCAAATTGGTACAGGATATTTTGGTTGTCGTGATGCTCAAGGAAATTTTAGTCCTGAAAATTTTTCAGAAAAAGCCAATCTTCCTAATGTTAAAATGATTGAAATTAAGCTTTCGCAAGGTGCAAAACCTGGTCACGGTGGTGTACTTCCGGCAGCTAAAAATACAGAACAAATTGCAAAAATAAGAGGCGTTGAACCTCACACCATGATTCTTTCGCCTCCAGGTCATCATGCTTTTTCAGACATAAAAGGACTTATTCGTTTTATTGCTCAATTGCGTGAATTATCAAATGGAAAACCAATTGGATTCAAACTTTGTATTGGAAACACAGTCGAATTTGAAGCGATTTGCCACGAAATGATTGCCGAAGATATCTTCCCTGATTTCATAACTATTGATGGTGCCGAAGGAGGAACCGGAGCTGCTCCGCTAGAATTTGCAGATGGTGTTGGAATGCCTTTTGAGCCTGCTTTAATATTTGTAAACAAAACTCTGATTCGCTTAAATATCCGTGATAAAATACGCATTATTGGTAGTGGAAAAATCATTTCGGGTTATTCTATTTTGCATGCAATCGCTTTAGGAGCAGATATGTGTAATAGTGCACGTGGTTTTATGTTTTCGCTAGGCTGTATTCAGGCATTACGTTGTCACAATAATGAATGTCCAACGGGAGTTGCCACTCAAAATAAAATGCTGATGAAAGGTTTGGTTGTCACCGATAAATCAGATCGTGTTTATCATTTTCATAAAAACACACTACATTCTGCAAACGAACTTTTGGCTGCAGCCGGCAAAAAGAGCTTCTCAGATGTTGACCCTAGTATTTTCATGCGTGGAGACGAATTTGCGCATCTATCAGACCTTTATTTTCCTGATATTCTAACAAATGTTACGAAACATTAA
- a CDS encoding NYN domain-containing protein, which yields MALSNSKDLKLAVLIDADNVPYSNVKGMMEEITKFGTPTTKRIYADWTKPNSNGWKGVLLEHAITPIQQYSYTVGKNSSDSALIIDAMDLLYSGKLDGFCIVSSDSDFTRLAIRLRESGMKVIGIGEKKTPNSFIVACDRFIYIEVLDGAIQKKKPKVTTTTTDAKKPVEKPAEKALHKIDKQTIELIEATIEDIEDDDGWAFLGDVGNLIVKKKPEFDPRNYGFSKLTPMLKSLTDILEIDERESDKKGIKHVYVRLRFN from the coding sequence ATGGCTTTAAGCAACTCCAAAGATTTAAAATTAGCCGTTCTTATTGATGCCGACAACGTTCCATACAGCAACGTAAAAGGTATGATGGAAGAAATAACAAAGTTTGGAACACCAACCACAAAACGTATTTATGCAGACTGGACTAAACCGAATTCTAACGGTTGGAAAGGTGTTTTACTAGAACATGCCATTACTCCTATTCAACAATATAGTTATACTGTTGGGAAAAATTCCTCAGATTCTGCTCTGATTATTGATGCAATGGATTTGCTTTATTCCGGTAAACTGGATGGTTTTTGTATTGTTTCAAGCGACAGTGATTTCACCCGTTTAGCGATTCGATTGAGAGAATCCGGTATGAAAGTTATTGGTATTGGAGAAAAGAAAACTCCAAACTCCTTTATAGTTGCCTGTGACAGGTTTATATACATTGAGGTTTTGGATGGAGCAATTCAGAAGAAAAAACCAAAAGTAACGACTACTACAACAGATGCTAAAAAACCGGTTGAGAAACCTGCCGAAAAAGCGTTGCATAAAATCGATAAACAAACTATTGAACTTATTGAAGCCACAATCGAAGATATTGAAGACGATGATGGCTGGGCATTCTTAGGCGATGTTGGGAACTTAATCGTAAAGAAAAAACCAGAATTTGACCCAAGAAATTATGGTTTTTCTAAGCTTACGCCAATGCTAAAATCGTTGACCGATATTCTTGAAATCGACGAAAGAGAATCTGATAAGAAAGGCATTAAACATGTTTACGTTAGATTACGATTCAATTAA
- a CDS encoding Rrf2 family transcriptional regulator produces MFSKACEYGIRASIFIATKSSEGIRVGIKDVAKEIDSPEPFTAKIMQILTKNNIIVSAKGVGGGFEVSNEAVKTIKLIQIVDAIDGDTIYKGCGIGLKECSETHPCPVHNDFKKIRELLLAMLTNTTLEQLASGVNSGDFYLKILNKSE; encoded by the coding sequence ATGTTTTCAAAAGCGTGTGAGTACGGCATTCGGGCTTCTATATTTATTGCAACCAAATCTTCAGAAGGGATTCGAGTTGGAATAAAAGATGTGGCAAAAGAAATTGATTCTCCGGAACCTTTTACGGCCAAAATAATGCAGATTCTTACCAAGAATAATATCATTGTTTCGGCAAAAGGAGTAGGCGGTGGTTTTGAAGTTTCGAATGAAGCTGTAAAAACGATAAAGTTAATTCAGATTGTCGACGCCATTGATGGAGACACTATATATAAAGGTTGCGGTATTGGACTAAAAGAATGCTCAGAAACGCATCCTTGTCCGGTTCATAATGACTTTAAAAAAATCCGCGAATTGTTATTGGCAATGCTCACCAATACAACATTAGAACAGTTGGCTTCGGGAGTAAATTCAGGAGATTTTTATTTAAAAATATTGAATAAAAGCGAATAA
- the azu gene encoding azurin, with product MNKKVKISMVMLMGALAITSCGKKETTPTDDQTEVCEPTGEGETPAVSNVIVIEGNDQMQFDKTELHAVAGKPITLTLKHVGQTPKVAMGHNVVILQEGTDEAAFAAKAITAKDTDYIPASEKASIVAHTKLLGGGEEDTIEFTIDKKGTYNFLCTFPGHFAMMKGVLIVE from the coding sequence ATGAATAAAAAAGTCAAAATTTCGATGGTAATGCTAATGGGAGCTTTAGCAATAACTTCTTGCGGAAAAAAAGAAACAACGCCAACAGATGATCAAACAGAAGTTTGTGAACCAACTGGCGAAGGAGAAACTCCGGCTGTAAGCAATGTTATTGTTATAGAAGGAAATGACCAAATGCAGTTTGATAAAACAGAATTGCACGCTGTTGCCGGAAAACCAATTACGTTAACGCTAAAACACGTTGGACAAACGCCAAAAGTAGCGATGGGACATAATGTAGTGATTTTGCAAGAAGGTACAGATGAAGCTGCTTTTGCTGCAAAAGCAATTACTGCAAAAGACACGGATTATATTCCTGCTTCAGAAAAAGCCTCAATTGTTGCTCATACTAAATTACTTGGCGGAGGTGAAGAGGATACAATCGAGTTTACCATTGATAAAAAAGGAACTTATAACTTTTTATGTACTTTTCCAGGGCATTTTGCTATGATGAAAGGCGTTTTAATAGTAGAATAA
- the ric gene encoding iron-sulfur cluster repair di-iron protein: MENLKNKTVGSFVAQDFRTAAVFTKYQIDFCCKGNRTIDEVCEKQKIDADVLLQNVYDVLQSESGNTIDFNSWPLDLLVDYIEKTHHRYVEDKTGVLVKFLDKLCSVHGSGHPELFKINELFTAGAGELSQHMKKEELMLFPFIKRMVKTKESNGVLSQPSFGTVSNPIAMMMQEHDNEGERFREIALLTNNYTPPSDGCTTYKVTFAMLKEFEEDLHKHIHLENNILFPKAVILEAEFA, translated from the coding sequence ATGGAAAATTTAAAAAATAAAACAGTTGGTTCATTTGTAGCACAGGATTTTAGAACAGCTGCAGTATTTACAAAATATCAAATCGATTTTTGCTGTAAAGGCAACAGAACGATTGATGAGGTTTGCGAAAAACAAAAAATAGACGCAGATGTATTATTGCAAAATGTCTACGATGTTCTTCAATCTGAAAGTGGTAATACAATAGATTTTAATTCATGGCCTTTAGATTTGTTAGTAGATTATATCGAGAAAACCCATCATCGTTATGTCGAAGATAAAACGGGTGTTCTTGTTAAGTTTTTGGATAAATTATGTAGTGTTCATGGTTCAGGTCATCCGGAATTGTTTAAGATCAATGAATTGTTTACGGCAGGAGCAGGCGAGCTTTCACAACATATGAAAAAAGAAGAATTGATGCTATTTCCTTTTATCAAAAGAATGGTAAAAACCAAAGAATCTAACGGAGTTTTATCTCAACCCTCTTTTGGAACTGTGTCAAATCCAATTGCGATGATGATGCAGGAACATGATAATGAAGGAGAACGTTTTAGAGAAATTGCACTTTTGACCAATAATTATACTCCGCCAAGCGACGGATGTACAACTTATAAAGTAACTTTTGCAATGCTAAAAGAGTTTGAAGAAGATTTGCATAAACATATTCATCTTGAGAACAATATTTTGTTTCCAAAAGCTGTAATTTTAGAAGCAGAGTTCGCGTAA